The following is a genomic window from Crossiella equi.
CGGTGCCGCGCTTCGGCGGCCGGGCCTGGACCACGGTCTCGGCCTCGCTGCTGCTCGTCCCGACCGGGCTGCTCGCCTGGGCGGTGTCCGACCCCGGCACGCCGTACTGGGTGTTCCTGCTGGTCGCGGGCACGGCGGGGCTGGGCGGCGGCAACTTCGCCTCGTCCATGGCCAACATCTCCTTCTTCTACCCCGAGTCCCGCAAGGGCTTCGCGCTCGGCCTGAACGCGGCGGGCGGCAACCTCGGGGTGGCCGTGGTGCAGCTGGCCGTGCCGCTGGTGATCTCCGGGGCCACCGGCATCAACCTGGTCTGGGCCGGGCTGATGTGGCTGCCGGTGATCATCGTGGCCGCCGCCTGCGCCTGGTTCTTCATGGACTCCCTCACCGTGGCCCGCTCGGACTTCCGCTCCTACGCGGCCGCGCTGTGGCAGCCGCACACCTGGGTGATGTCCTTCCTCTACATCGGCACCTTCGGCTCGTTCATCGGCTACTCGGCCGCGCTGCCGCTGCTGATCAACCGCACCTTCCCCGAGTCCAAGGCCGGGTACTTCGCCTTCCTCGGCGCGCTGGTCGGCTCGCTGTCCCGGCCGCTGGGCGGCTGGCTGGCCGACCGGTGGGGCGGCGGCCGGGTGACGCTGTGGACGTTCCTGGCCATGGGCATCGGCGTCGGCGGGGTGCTGGTCGCCTTGTCCCAGCACAGCTTCGCGCTGTTCCTCGGCTCGTTCCTGTGGCTGTTCGTCACCGCGGGTGTGGGCAACGGCTCGACCTACCGGATGATCCCGGCGATCTTC
Proteins encoded in this region:
- a CDS encoding NarK family nitrate/nitrite MFS transporter; protein product: MTAQTRRGWIEHWEPEDPGFWARTGRRIATRNLVFSILAEHLGFSVWLLWSVVTVSLPAAGFDFSVDQLFWLVAVPNLLGALLRLPYTFAVPRFGGRAWTTVSASLLLVPTGLLAWAVSDPGTPYWVFLLVAGTAGLGGGNFASSMANISFFYPESRKGFALGLNAAGGNLGVAVVQLAVPLVISGATGINLVWAGLMWLPVIIVAAACAWFFMDSLTVARSDFRSYAAALWQPHTWVMSFLYIGTFGSFIGYSAALPLLINRTFPESKAGYFAFLGALVGSLSRPLGGWLADRWGGGRVTLWTFLAMGIGVGGVLVALSQHSFALFLGSFLWLFVTAGVGNGSTYRMIPAIFSARVADPASAKRQAAAVIGIAGAVGALGGFLITRAFATSLTSTGSLAPALVAFLACYALCLAVTWWCYLRRRVLVVRLPSLAHAGV